Proteins from a single region of Rhizobium leguminosarum bv. trifolii WSM1325:
- a CDS encoding protein of unknown function DUF1217 (PFAM: protein of unknown function DUF1217~KEGG: ret:RHE_PF00168 hypothetical protein): MVSTYVSYLSVARNLNASLSSVASQATVSRDSAYYKENIDKVTTVDEFMSDYKLYSYAMKAYGLEDMTYAKAFMTKVLESDLSDSSSFANSLSDTRYAEFAAAFKFAGETKTAQSDVQRDNLLDAYEESFDTEADDIADATDYFEENISSITSVDDLLSSSKLKNYVLTAFGLSTEYTSTSFLKSVLTSDLEDADSFVNQLDDAVYVNLAKAFNFNEDGSTDGDVMSEDQISLVTSAYAVASATIASSETGEAYDTYFAAQIGNITSVDELMSDDKLVSYLRTAYGLTDSETDNFISAALKSADVADAIGLSDLHDAFNFDEDGDLADGDTAQTSDQTATTTAAFDENYQVLVANASTEDATDNYTTRIASVTSIDDFLVSNDDDDDDDNDDLPELWEMALRAYDIDPDSVSRSEVRKILESDPADSKSYVNSLDDDRFVAFRKAFNFDDNGDVTVPLQAMSESVVDDYAAYYKQNKIRYLEGAELTEATDAANDEITYFREQMATITTASEFLADDRLVSFALEAKGLDPDDVTSDELEKMFSSDLDDEDSYVNKLDDNRFAELVGAFNFDQDGNISADPTGTVQQRGDVLETIDAYVRLTLEDDQGDSNTGVRLALYFQRKAPEISSAYNILGDSALFEFFTTTFNLSSYVSNMDVDKQAEMVDNFIDMKDLSDPDKVDDLIKRFTAMYDMANGTGTTSSALSILTGSATISADTLLAMAQLKSG; this comes from the coding sequence ATGGTTTCCACCTATGTGAGCTACCTCTCGGTCGCCAGAAATCTGAACGCCAGTCTCTCGAGTGTGGCTTCGCAGGCAACGGTTTCCCGCGACAGTGCCTATTACAAGGAAAACATCGACAAGGTCACGACCGTCGACGAGTTCATGAGCGATTACAAGCTCTATTCCTATGCCATGAAGGCCTACGGCCTTGAAGACATGACATATGCCAAGGCCTTCATGACGAAGGTGCTGGAGAGTGACCTCAGCGATTCATCGAGCTTCGCCAACAGCTTGAGCGACACCCGCTATGCCGAGTTTGCCGCCGCCTTCAAATTCGCCGGCGAGACGAAGACGGCGCAATCGGACGTGCAGCGGGACAATCTGCTCGATGCTTATGAGGAGTCCTTCGACACCGAGGCGGACGACATCGCGGACGCGACGGACTATTTCGAAGAGAATATCTCGTCGATCACCTCGGTCGACGATCTCCTGTCGAGTTCGAAGCTGAAGAACTATGTGCTGACGGCTTTCGGGCTCAGCACCGAATATACTTCGACCAGCTTCCTGAAGAGTGTTTTGACGAGCGATCTCGAAGACGCCGATAGTTTCGTCAACCAGCTCGACGACGCGGTCTATGTCAACCTGGCGAAGGCCTTCAACTTCAACGAGGACGGCTCGACCGACGGCGACGTGATGTCGGAAGATCAGATCTCGCTGGTCACGAGCGCTTATGCGGTGGCCTCGGCGACGATCGCTTCCTCGGAAACCGGGGAGGCCTATGACACCTACTTCGCGGCGCAAATCGGCAACATCACCTCCGTCGATGAGTTGATGAGCGACGACAAACTGGTTTCCTATCTGAGAACTGCCTACGGGCTTACCGATAGCGAGACCGACAACTTCATTTCCGCGGCGCTAAAAAGCGCCGACGTCGCCGACGCGATCGGCTTGTCCGACCTGCACGACGCCTTCAATTTCGATGAGGACGGCGATCTTGCCGATGGCGACACCGCCCAGACTTCAGACCAGACCGCCACGACCACGGCAGCCTTCGACGAAAATTATCAGGTGCTGGTCGCCAACGCCAGCACGGAAGATGCCACCGACAACTATACGACACGCATCGCCAGCGTCACCTCGATCGATGATTTCCTGGTATCGAACGATGACGATGATGACGACGACAACGACGATCTTCCGGAACTGTGGGAAATGGCGTTGCGCGCCTATGACATAGACCCGGACAGCGTTTCGAGAAGCGAAGTTCGGAAAATTCTCGAAAGCGATCCCGCGGACTCGAAAAGTTATGTCAACAGCCTCGACGACGACCGGTTCGTAGCCTTTCGCAAAGCCTTCAACTTCGACGACAATGGTGATGTCACCGTTCCCTTGCAGGCCATGTCGGAATCCGTCGTCGACGACTATGCCGCCTATTACAAGCAGAACAAAATCCGCTACCTCGAAGGCGCCGAACTGACCGAGGCGACCGATGCAGCGAATGACGAGATCACCTATTTTCGCGAGCAGATGGCGACGATCACGACGGCCAGCGAATTTCTGGCCGACGATCGCCTGGTTAGCTTTGCGCTTGAGGCGAAGGGGCTCGACCCTGATGATGTCACGTCGGACGAGTTGGAGAAGATGTTTTCTTCCGACCTCGACGACGAAGACAGTTATGTCAACAAGCTGGACGACAATCGTTTCGCCGAACTCGTCGGCGCGTTCAATTTCGATCAGGACGGCAATATTTCCGCCGATCCGACCGGGACTGTGCAGCAGCGCGGCGATGTGCTGGAGACGATCGACGCCTATGTCAGGCTGACGCTCGAAGACGACCAAGGCGATAGCAACACCGGCGTGCGCCTTGCCCTTTACTTCCAGCGCAAGGCGCCGGAGATATCGAGCGCCTATAACATTCTAGGCGACAGCGCGCTCTTCGAGTTCTTTACGACGACCTTCAACCTGTCCAGTTACGTCTCGAACATGGACGTCGACAAGCAAGCCGAGATGGTCGACAATTTCATCGACATGAAGGATCTGTCGGATCCTGACAAAGTCGACGATCTGATCAAACGCTTCACCGCCATGTATGACATGGCCAACGGCACGGGCACCACGTCGTCAGCCCTTTCGATCCTGACCGGCTCGGCGACGATAAGCGCCGATACGCTGCTTGCTATGGCGCAATTGAAAAGCGGTTGA
- a CDS encoding methyl-accepting chemotaxis sensory transducer with Pas/Pac sensor (KEGG: atc:AGR_L_3430 putative McpA~TIGRFAM: PAS sensor protein~PFAM: chemotaxis sensory transducer; PAS fold-3 domain protein; PAS fold domain protein; PAS fold-4 domain protein~SMART: chemotaxis sensory transducer; PAC repeat-containing protein) yields the protein MAALAALSNSQAMIEFDLSGKILTANENFCRALGYELREIVGKHHSMFVEPAYASSAEYTAFWTKLSAGKFDQQQYKRVGKGGREVWIEASYNPVFRRGKPVKVIKIATDITAQKLKSAEDSGKIDALSRAQAIIEFTPVGEILTANDNFLSALGYSLAEIQGKHHSMFCEADYSRSEAYKEFWRRLASGQLVADEFMRVGKGGRKVYIQASYNPIFDLNGKVFKVVKFATDVTARVENVEQLARCLTNLADGDLSQMIQKPFIPSLERLRADFNSASEKLKGAMATVAENAKAISAGSNEIRTAADDLAKRTEQQAASVEETAAALEEITTTVKDSSRRAEEAGQLVGRARNHAEHSGQVVRDAIGAMDQIENSSREISNIIGVIDEIAFQTNLLALNAGVEAARAGEAGKGFAVVAQEVRELAQRSAKAAKEIKSLITASGSHVANGVALVTNAGSALQEIATQVHEINTNVTAIVEAAREQSTALGGISQSINTVDQGTQQNAAMVEEQTAASHGLAREAAALFELLEQFRFNDAPRSRTSFAPADRHPAPPTPLKVVRTSPLASIQRGSASVALKSDWEEF from the coding sequence GTGGCGGCTCTTGCCGCTTTATCAAATTCGCAGGCCATGATCGAGTTTGACTTATCGGGCAAGATCCTCACCGCGAATGAAAACTTCTGCCGGGCGCTCGGCTACGAGTTGAGGGAGATCGTCGGAAAACATCACAGCATGTTTGTCGAACCTGCCTACGCATCCTCGGCGGAATACACGGCTTTCTGGACAAAGCTGTCAGCGGGGAAATTCGATCAACAACAATATAAGCGGGTCGGAAAAGGCGGGCGCGAGGTCTGGATCGAGGCATCCTACAATCCCGTGTTCCGACGCGGGAAGCCGGTCAAGGTTATCAAGATTGCAACTGACATCACTGCGCAGAAGCTGAAGTCTGCCGAGGATTCGGGCAAGATCGACGCATTGTCCCGGGCTCAGGCGATCATCGAATTCACGCCGGTCGGCGAAATCCTGACCGCGAACGACAACTTCCTGTCCGCGCTAGGTTATTCGCTTGCCGAAATCCAGGGCAAACATCATTCGATGTTCTGTGAAGCCGACTACTCGAGGTCGGAGGCTTATAAGGAATTCTGGCGGAGACTTGCGAGCGGTCAGCTGGTCGCCGACGAATTCATGCGCGTGGGCAAGGGCGGACGGAAGGTCTACATCCAGGCTTCCTACAATCCGATTTTCGACCTGAACGGCAAAGTGTTCAAAGTCGTGAAGTTCGCAACCGATGTCACGGCGCGCGTCGAAAATGTCGAACAACTTGCCCGTTGCCTGACGAATCTTGCGGACGGTGACCTGTCGCAGATGATCCAGAAGCCTTTCATTCCTTCGCTGGAAAGGCTGCGTGCCGACTTCAACAGCGCCTCGGAAAAGTTGAAGGGTGCAATGGCAACGGTTGCCGAAAATGCCAAGGCGATCTCAGCCGGTTCCAACGAAATCCGCACAGCGGCCGACGACCTGGCAAAGCGTACCGAGCAGCAAGCGGCATCCGTCGAGGAGACGGCCGCCGCCCTTGAGGAAATCACGACGACGGTCAAGGATTCGAGCCGCCGCGCCGAGGAAGCCGGTCAACTCGTGGGGCGCGCCAGAAATCACGCCGAGCATTCCGGCCAGGTGGTGCGTGACGCCATCGGAGCGATGGACCAGATTGAAAACTCGTCACGGGAAATTTCCAATATCATCGGTGTCATCGATGAGATTGCCTTCCAGACGAACCTTTTGGCGCTCAATGCCGGCGTCGAGGCGGCACGAGCTGGGGAGGCTGGCAAGGGGTTTGCGGTCGTTGCCCAGGAGGTTCGTGAGCTGGCGCAGCGGTCGGCGAAAGCTGCCAAGGAGATAAAGAGCCTGATCACAGCGTCCGGTTCCCATGTCGCAAACGGCGTCGCCCTTGTCACGAATGCCGGATCCGCGCTCCAGGAAATCGCCACTCAGGTTCACGAAATCAATACCAACGTCACGGCGATCGTGGAGGCGGCGCGCGAGCAATCGACTGCGCTCGGTGGGATCAGCCAGTCCATCAACACCGTCGACCAGGGAACGCAGCAGAATGCCGCAATGGTCGAAGAGCAGACGGCTGCAAGCCATGGTCTCGCACGAGAGGCTGCCGCGCTCTTCGAGCTTCTTGAACAGTTCCGTTTCAACGATGCGCCGAGATCCAGGACTTCGTTTGCGCCGGCGGATCGTCACCCTGCCCCACCGACGCCTTTGAAAGTCGTTCGTACTTCGCCCCTCGCGTCCATCCAGCGCGGTTCGGCCTCCGTCGCGCTGAAGTCCGACTGGGAAGAGTTCTGA
- a CDS encoding Enoyl-CoA hydratase/isomerase (PFAM: Enoyl-CoA hydratase/isomerase~KEGG: mlo:mlr8134 enoyl-CoA hydratase): MADTVLIDSRDGIATLTLNRPEKLNALNYALIDRLLAILDAIETDRSIRVVILTGSGERAFSAGGDIYEFSESVAQGADVAMRDFVARGQRLTARLEAYHKPVIAAVNGLAFGGGCEITEAVPLAIASERALFAKPEINLAMPPTFGGTQRLPRLAGRKRALELLLTGDAFSPQRALELGLVNQLVPHDALMPAAHDLARRILRHSPLAAASILTAVTRGINQSIAEGLLIEGEQFARMAPTADLREGLDAWIERRKPNYPGSWSLD; encoded by the coding sequence ATGGCCGACACTGTTTTGATCGACAGCCGCGACGGAATCGCCACGCTCACTCTCAATCGCCCGGAAAAACTCAATGCGCTAAATTACGCCTTGATAGACCGCTTGCTCGCGATCCTCGACGCCATCGAAACCGACAGATCAATCCGGGTGGTCATCCTCACCGGCTCCGGCGAGCGGGCATTCTCGGCGGGCGGCGATATCTACGAATTCTCAGAAAGCGTGGCGCAGGGCGCCGATGTCGCCATGCGCGATTTCGTCGCGCGCGGGCAGCGATTGACAGCGCGGTTGGAAGCCTACCACAAACCCGTCATCGCCGCCGTCAACGGTCTTGCCTTTGGCGGAGGCTGCGAGATCACCGAGGCAGTGCCCCTCGCCATCGCCAGCGAACGCGCCCTGTTCGCCAAGCCCGAGATCAATCTCGCAATGCCGCCGACCTTTGGCGGAACGCAGCGTTTGCCAAGGCTGGCCGGGCGTAAGCGCGCGCTCGAATTGCTGTTGACGGGCGATGCATTCTCCCCGCAGCGCGCCCTCGAACTCGGCCTTGTCAACCAGCTTGTCCCGCATGACGCTCTCATGCCGGCAGCCCACGACCTCGCGCGGCGCATTCTGCGTCATTCACCGCTGGCGGCGGCGAGCATTTTGACGGCGGTGACGCGCGGCATCAACCAGAGCATTGCCGAGGGGCTGCTAATCGAAGGCGAACAATTCGCCCGCATGGCGCCAACCGCCGATCTGCGCGAAGGGCTCGACGCGTGGATCGAGCGCCGCAAGCCGAACTATCCCGGCTCGTGGTCGCTCGATTGA
- a CDS encoding transcriptional regulator, TetR family (PFAM: regulatory protein TetR~KEGG: msl:Msil_1985 transcriptional regulator, TetR family), which produces MISPAVPTRERIISAAAKLFYNEGIRSVSVDAVAEEAGVTKRTLYYHFASKDDLIGAYLEARDQPNLSLFKRWYAETAGEPADKVQGIFRNLARAARHPKWKGCGFLRTSAELVNMPGHPAMKVGIEHKRRVEAWLRVTFEAAGIKTEAPQLARQIVLLLDGSFAVVLLHRDPTYMEAAGEAAGSLIRAAIANR; this is translated from the coding sequence ATGATCTCACCTGCAGTTCCAACGCGCGAACGCATCATCTCAGCCGCCGCCAAGCTGTTTTACAACGAGGGCATCAGAAGCGTCAGCGTCGATGCGGTGGCTGAAGAGGCCGGCGTCACCAAACGCACCCTTTACTACCATTTCGCCAGCAAGGACGATCTCATCGGGGCATATCTGGAGGCGCGCGATCAGCCCAACCTCTCTCTATTCAAGCGCTGGTACGCGGAAACGGCGGGCGAACCGGCGGATAAGGTCCAAGGCATTTTTCGCAATCTCGCCCGCGCGGCCCGCCATCCGAAATGGAAGGGCTGCGGCTTCCTGCGCACCTCTGCGGAACTCGTCAATATGCCCGGCCATCCAGCCATGAAAGTCGGGATTGAACACAAGAGGAGGGTCGAGGCGTGGTTGCGGGTCACATTCGAGGCGGCCGGGATCAAGACGGAAGCGCCGCAGCTCGCCCGGCAGATCGTCCTGCTGCTCGATGGCTCGTTCGCCGTCGTTCTGTTGCATCGCGACCCGACCTACATGGAAGCCGCCGGCGAGGCGGCGGGTTCACTGATCCGCGCTGCAATCGCAAACCGGTAA